In a genomic window of Mycolicibacillus parakoreensis:
- a CDS encoding type I polyketide synthase — MTIYEHDRVSADRDGTSPQTHALVDRLNAGEPYAVAFGGQGSAWLETLEELVSSAGIEAELTTLAGEAELLLEPVARELVVVRPIGFAPLTWVRALAAEDPIPSEKQLTSAAVSVPGVLLTQIAAVRALARQGLDVSATPPVALAGHSQGVLAVESLRAGGVNDVELVAMAQLIGAAGTLVARRRGITVSGDRPPMVSVTNVDPERMFQLLEEFATDVRTVLPPVLSIRNGRRAVVITGTPEQLSRFELYCDQIAEKEAAERKNKQRGGAVFAPVFEPVQVEVGFHSPRLADGIDLVGRWAATIGLSEQMVAVARQMTEAILVRQVDWVDEITELHQAGAHWILDLGPGDILTRLTAPVVRGLGIGVVPVATRGGQRNLFTVGAVPEVAAPWSSYAPRAVRLPDGRIKLDTKFTRLTGRSPILLAGMTPTTVDAEIVAAAANAGHWAELAGGGQVTEEIFTDRIEELAGLLEPGRTIAFNTLFLDPYLWKLQVGGKRLVQKARASGAPIDGVVVSAGIPDLEEAVELIDELRDTGISHVVFKPGTIEQIRSVIRIAAEVPTKPVIAHVEGGRAGGHHSWEDLDDLLLTTYSELRSQPNITVCVGGGIGTPERAAEYLTGRWAEPYGFPSMPVDGILVGTAAMATKEATTSPAVKQMLVETTGTDRWIRAGGAQGGMASSRSQLGADIHEIDNTASRCGRLLDEVAGDAEAVAARRDELIAAMADTAKPYFGDVAEMTYGTWLRRYVELAIGAGDSTADTASPDSPWLADTWRDRFGSMLQRAEARLHPVESGPVETLFADTESGRALLERPAEAIAALLARYPEADTVLLHPADVPYFTQLCKTPGKPVNFVPVIDKDVRRWWRSDSLWQAHDARYAADQVCIIPGTAAVAGITRVDEPVGELLDRFEQATIDDVVAGDGDPRPVTARRTGRTDVAGPLAVALDAPDVLWAGRTATNPVHRLGAADQWQVHDGSDDRSATHPATGARLELVSDPEAADAPNTATVLLSVPLSDTWIQIPLTLPAGVADGVTPMVHTDDAAAAMRAVLAIAAGADGPDALAPVTDGATTVTVAWDPERVADHTGVTAVFGAPLAPGLTPVPDTLVGRCWPAVFAAIGAASTAAGSPVVEGLLSLVHLDHAARLLAPLPAEPAELTVTARAATATDTEVGRVVPVEVTVTGPDGTVLATLAERFAIRGRTGTLELTDPARAGGAVSQNATDTPRRRRRDVTVTAPVDMRPFAVVSGDHNPIHTDRAAALLAGLESPIVHGMWLSAAAQHAVTATDGQARPPARLIGWTARFLGMVRPGDEVDFRVDRVGIDQGAEVLEVAARVGSELVMAATARLAAPKTVYAFPGQGIQHKGMGMEVRARSKAARKVWDSADKFTRDTLGFSVLHVVRDNPTSLIASGVHYQHPEGVLYLTQFTQVAMATVAAAQVAEMREQGAFVEDAIACGHSVGEYTALACVSGVYELEALLEVVFHRGSKMHDIVPRDAFGRSNYRLAAIRPSQIDLDDADVTAFVAEIAERTGEFLQIVNFNLRGSQYAIAGTVRGLEELEAEVERRRERTGGRRSFIMVPGIDVPFHSEVLRVGVDDFRRSLERVMPRDQDPALIVGRYIPNLVPKPFSLDRAFIQEIRDLVPAEPLDEILADYDTWRNEKPRELCRKIVIELLAWQFASPVRWIETQDLLFIEAAAGGLGVERFVEIGVKPAPTVAGLATNTLKLPEYAHSTVQVLNVERDASVLFATDTDPEPEDDDDGLPEEAPAAEAAPPEAVAAAAPAAPAAPSGAPRPDDLGFDAADATLAMIALSAKMRLDQIEPLDSIESITDGASSRRNQLLVDLGSELNLGAIDGAAEADLAGLRSQVTKLARTYKPFGPVLSDSINDQLRTVFGPSGKRPAAIAERVKKTWELGDGWAKHVTVEVALGTREGTSVRGGALGGLHEGALADTAAVDQVIDAAVAAVAARHGVAVGLPSSGAGAGAATVDAAALSEFTDQITGRDGVLASAARLVLGQLGLDDPVTVESAGTDAELIDLVTAELGSDWPRLVAPVFDAKKAVVFDDRWASAREDLATLWLAEDADVDADWGRLAERFEGAGHTVATQATWWQGKALAAGRTIHASLYGRIAAGAENPGKGVHSDEVAVVTGASKGSIAAAVVGRLLDGGATVIATTSRLDDDRLAFYRALYREHARFGARLWVVPANMASYNDIDALADWIGSEQVENLGPVSIHLKDAQTPTLLFPFAAPRVAGDLSEAGARSEMEMKVLLWAVQRLIGGLSRIGAERDIASRLHVVLPGSPNRGTFGGDGAYGEAKSALDAVVARWSAESSWAERVSLAHALIGWTRGTGLMGHNDAIVSAVEEAGVRTYSTAEMAAMLVGLCDVESKVAAAGAPIEADLTGGLAEADLDMGELAAKARAEMTAETVEDDPAAAATTIAALPSPPRLPAPAPAPEWTDLDVDPADLVVIVGGAELGPLGSSRTRYEMEVDDELSAAGVLELAWTTGLVRWEDDPTPGWYDTDSGDLVDESELVERYHDAVVERVGIREFVDDGAIDPDHASPLLVSVFLDKDFSFVVSSEADARAFVEFDPEHTVIRPVPDSGDWEVIRKAGTEIRVPRKTKLSRTVGAQIPTGFDPTVWGISQDMATSIDRVALWNIVATVDAFLSAGFTPAELMRWVHPSLVASTQGTGMGGMTSMQTMYHGNLLGRSKPNDILQEVLPNVVAAHVVQSYIGSYGAMIHPVAACATAAVSVEEGVDKIRLGKAELVVTGGFDDLTLEAIIGFGDMAATADTEMMRAKGISDARFSRANDRRRLGFVEAQGGGTILLARGDLAAKMGLPVLAVVGYAQSFGDGVHTSIPAPGLGALGAGRGGRDSMLARSLNKLGVGADDIAVISKHDTSTLANDPNETELHERLAAALGRSAGAPLFVVSQKTLTGHAKGGAAVFQIMGMCQILRDGVIPPNRSLDCVDDELASSEHFVWVRETLRLGQRLPLKAGLVTSLGFGHVSGLVALVHPQAFLAALAPEQRRDYTERANARLLAGQRRLAAAIAGGPAMYERPANRRFDKDGSEKRQEASMLINAAARLGDGEVYIG; from the coding sequence GTGACGATCTATGAGCACGACCGGGTGTCCGCTGACCGTGACGGGACGTCGCCGCAAACCCATGCTCTGGTCGATCGTCTCAACGCCGGCGAGCCCTACGCGGTGGCCTTCGGGGGTCAGGGCAGCGCCTGGCTGGAGACCCTGGAGGAATTGGTCTCCTCGGCCGGCATCGAGGCCGAGCTGACCACGCTGGCCGGTGAGGCCGAGCTGCTCCTCGAGCCGGTCGCCCGCGAACTCGTGGTGGTGCGTCCGATCGGGTTCGCCCCGCTGACGTGGGTGCGGGCGCTGGCCGCCGAGGACCCGATCCCGTCGGAGAAGCAGTTGACCTCGGCGGCGGTGTCGGTGCCCGGGGTGCTGCTGACCCAGATCGCCGCGGTGCGCGCGCTGGCCCGCCAGGGCCTGGACGTCTCGGCCACCCCGCCGGTGGCGCTGGCCGGGCACTCGCAGGGCGTCCTGGCCGTGGAGTCCCTGCGAGCCGGGGGCGTCAACGACGTCGAGCTGGTGGCGATGGCCCAGCTGATCGGTGCGGCCGGGACCCTGGTGGCCCGGCGACGCGGCATCACGGTCTCCGGGGACCGTCCGCCGATGGTGTCGGTGACCAACGTCGACCCGGAACGGATGTTCCAGTTGCTCGAGGAGTTCGCCACCGACGTGCGCACGGTGCTGCCGCCGGTGCTGTCGATCCGCAACGGCCGGCGGGCCGTGGTGATCACCGGGACCCCCGAGCAGCTCTCCCGGTTCGAGCTGTACTGCGACCAGATCGCCGAGAAGGAGGCGGCCGAGCGCAAGAACAAGCAGCGCGGTGGCGCCGTGTTCGCGCCGGTCTTCGAACCGGTGCAGGTCGAGGTCGGGTTCCACTCGCCGCGGCTGGCCGACGGCATCGACCTGGTGGGCCGGTGGGCCGCCACGATCGGGTTGAGCGAGCAGATGGTGGCGGTGGCCCGGCAGATGACCGAGGCCATCCTGGTGCGTCAGGTCGACTGGGTCGATGAGATCACCGAACTGCACCAGGCCGGGGCGCACTGGATCCTGGACCTGGGCCCCGGCGACATCCTGACCCGGTTGACCGCGCCGGTGGTGCGCGGACTGGGCATCGGTGTGGTGCCGGTGGCGACCCGCGGCGGACAGCGCAACCTGTTCACCGTCGGTGCGGTGCCGGAGGTGGCCGCGCCGTGGTCGAGTTACGCCCCGCGCGCGGTGCGGCTACCCGACGGGCGGATCAAACTCGACACCAAATTCACCCGGCTCACCGGGCGGTCGCCGATCCTGCTGGCCGGGATGACCCCGACCACCGTCGACGCCGAGATCGTCGCCGCCGCGGCCAACGCCGGGCACTGGGCCGAGCTGGCCGGCGGCGGGCAGGTCACCGAGGAGATCTTCACCGACCGCATCGAGGAGCTCGCGGGGCTGCTGGAGCCGGGCCGCACCATCGCGTTCAACACCTTGTTCCTCGACCCCTACCTGTGGAAGCTGCAGGTCGGCGGCAAACGCCTGGTGCAGAAGGCGCGCGCCTCCGGCGCCCCGATCGACGGGGTGGTGGTCAGTGCCGGCATCCCCGATCTGGAAGAGGCCGTCGAACTCATCGACGAACTGCGCGACACCGGCATCAGCCACGTGGTGTTCAAACCGGGCACCATCGAACAGATCCGCTCGGTGATCCGCATCGCCGCCGAGGTGCCCACCAAACCGGTCATCGCCCACGTCGAGGGCGGCCGCGCGGGGGGCCACCACTCCTGGGAAGACCTCGATGATCTGCTGTTGACCACCTACTCCGAGCTGCGCTCGCAGCCCAACATCACCGTCTGCGTGGGCGGCGGGATCGGCACCCCCGAACGCGCCGCGGAGTACCTGACCGGCCGGTGGGCCGAACCGTACGGGTTCCCGTCGATGCCGGTCGACGGCATCCTGGTCGGCACCGCCGCGATGGCGACCAAGGAGGCCACCACCTCACCGGCGGTGAAGCAGATGCTGGTGGAGACCACCGGCACCGACCGCTGGATCCGCGCCGGGGGCGCGCAGGGCGGCATGGCGTCGAGCCGCAGTCAACTCGGCGCCGACATCCACGAGATCGACAACACCGCCTCCCGCTGCGGGCGGCTGCTCGACGAGGTGGCCGGTGACGCCGAGGCGGTCGCCGCCCGCCGCGACGAACTCATCGCCGCGATGGCCGACACCGCCAAGCCCTACTTCGGCGACGTCGCCGAGATGACCTACGGCACCTGGCTGCGCCGGTATGTCGAGCTGGCGATCGGCGCCGGCGATTCGACCGCCGACACCGCCTCCCCGGACAGCCCGTGGCTGGCCGACACCTGGCGCGACCGGTTCGGGTCGATGCTGCAGCGCGCCGAGGCCCGGCTGCACCCGGTCGAGTCCGGACCCGTCGAGACCCTGTTCGCCGACACCGAGTCGGGCCGCGCCCTGCTGGAGCGCCCGGCCGAGGCCATCGCCGCCCTGCTGGCCCGCTACCCCGAGGCGGACACGGTGCTGCTGCACCCCGCCGACGTGCCGTACTTCACCCAGCTGTGCAAGACCCCGGGCAAGCCGGTGAACTTCGTGCCGGTCATCGACAAGGACGTGCGCCGCTGGTGGCGCAGCGACTCGCTGTGGCAGGCGCACGACGCCCGCTACGCCGCCGACCAGGTGTGCATCATCCCCGGCACCGCCGCGGTCGCCGGGATCACCCGGGTCGACGAGCCGGTCGGGGAGCTGCTCGACCGCTTCGAGCAGGCCACCATCGACGACGTGGTCGCCGGAGACGGCGACCCGCGGCCGGTGACCGCGCGGCGAACCGGCCGCACCGACGTCGCCGGGCCGTTGGCCGTCGCGCTCGACGCCCCCGACGTGCTGTGGGCCGGGCGCACCGCCACCAACCCGGTCCACCGCCTCGGCGCCGCCGACCAGTGGCAGGTGCACGACGGCTCCGATGACCGCAGCGCCACCCACCCCGCCACCGGGGCCCGGCTGGAGCTGGTCTCGGATCCGGAGGCCGCCGACGCGCCGAATACGGCCACTGTGCTGCTCAGCGTGCCGCTGTCGGACACCTGGATTCAGATCCCGCTGACCCTGCCCGCCGGTGTCGCCGACGGGGTGACCCCGATGGTGCACACCGACGACGCGGCCGCGGCCATGCGCGCGGTGCTGGCGATCGCCGCCGGAGCCGACGGGCCCGACGCGTTGGCGCCGGTCACCGACGGGGCGACCACCGTCACCGTCGCCTGGGATCCCGAACGGGTCGCCGACCACACCGGGGTCACCGCCGTGTTCGGCGCGCCGCTGGCCCCCGGGCTGACCCCGGTGCCCGACACCCTGGTCGGCCGCTGCTGGCCCGCGGTGTTCGCCGCGATCGGCGCAGCATCCACCGCGGCCGGTTCCCCGGTCGTCGAGGGCCTGTTGTCGCTGGTGCACCTCGATCACGCCGCCCGGCTGCTGGCCCCGCTGCCGGCCGAGCCGGCGGAGCTGACCGTCACCGCCCGTGCCGCCACGGCCACCGACACCGAGGTCGGTCGGGTGGTCCCGGTCGAGGTGACCGTGACCGGGCCCGACGGCACCGTGCTGGCCACGCTGGCGGAACGGTTCGCGATCCGGGGGCGCACCGGCACCCTGGAGCTGACCGACCCGGCGCGTGCCGGGGGAGCGGTGTCGCAGAACGCCACCGACACCCCGCGGCGGCGCCGTCGCGACGTCACCGTCACCGCCCCGGTGGACATGCGCCCGTTCGCGGTGGTCTCCGGTGACCACAACCCGATCCACACCGACCGGGCCGCCGCGCTGCTCGCCGGCCTGGAGTCCCCGATCGTGCACGGCATGTGGCTGTCGGCCGCCGCGCAGCACGCGGTGACCGCCACCGACGGGCAGGCCCGTCCGCCGGCGCGGCTGATCGGCTGGACGGCGAGGTTTTTGGGCATGGTCCGCCCCGGCGACGAGGTGGACTTCCGCGTCGACCGCGTCGGCATCGATCAGGGCGCCGAGGTGCTCGAGGTGGCCGCCCGGGTCGGCTCGGAGCTGGTGATGGCCGCCACCGCGCGGCTGGCCGCGCCCAAAACCGTCTACGCCTTCCCCGGCCAGGGCATTCAGCACAAGGGCATGGGCATGGAGGTCCGGGCCCGCTCCAAGGCCGCCCGCAAGGTGTGGGACTCCGCGGATAAGTTCACCCGCGACACACTGGGCTTCTCGGTGCTGCATGTGGTGCGCGACAACCCGACCAGCCTGATCGCCTCCGGGGTGCACTACCAGCACCCGGAGGGGGTGCTGTATCTGACCCAGTTCACCCAGGTGGCGATGGCGACCGTGGCCGCCGCCCAGGTCGCCGAGATGCGCGAGCAGGGGGCGTTCGTCGAGGACGCCATCGCCTGCGGGCACTCGGTGGGCGAGTACACCGCGCTGGCCTGCGTCAGCGGGGTCTACGAGCTGGAGGCGCTGCTGGAGGTGGTGTTCCACCGCGGCTCCAAGATGCACGACATCGTGCCGCGCGACGCGTTCGGCCGGTCCAACTACCGCCTGGCCGCCATCCGCCCGTCGCAGATCGACCTCGACGACGCCGACGTCACCGCCTTCGTCGCCGAGATCGCCGAGCGCACCGGGGAGTTCCTGCAGATCGTCAACTTCAACCTGCGTGGCTCGCAGTACGCGATCGCGGGCACGGTGCGCGGCCTGGAGGAGCTGGAGGCCGAGGTCGAGCGGCGCCGCGAACGCACCGGCGGGCGGCGCTCGTTCATCATGGTGCCCGGCATCGACGTGCCGTTCCACTCCGAGGTGCTGCGCGTCGGGGTCGACGACTTCCGCCGCTCGCTGGAGCGGGTGATGCCCCGCGACCAGGACCCGGCGCTGATCGTCGGTCGCTACATCCCCAACCTGGTGCCCAAGCCGTTCAGCCTGGACCGCGCGTTCATCCAGGAGATCCGCGACCTGGTGCCGGCCGAACCGCTGGACGAAATCCTCGCCGACTACGACACCTGGCGCAACGAGAAGCCGCGTGAGCTGTGCCGCAAGATCGTCATCGAGCTGCTGGCCTGGCAGTTCGCCAGCCCGGTGCGCTGGATCGAGACCCAGGACCTGCTGTTCATCGAGGCGGCCGCCGGCGGACTCGGGGTGGAACGCTTCGTCGAGATCGGGGTGAAGCCGGCCCCGACGGTGGCCGGACTGGCCACCAACACCCTCAAACTGCCCGAATACGCCCACAGCACGGTGCAGGTGCTCAACGTCGAACGCGACGCCTCGGTGCTGTTCGCCACCGACACCGACCCCGAACCCGAGGACGACGACGACGGCCTGCCCGAGGAGGCCCCCGCCGCCGAGGCGGCGCCACCGGAGGCCGTGGCCGCGGCCGCCCCGGCCGCCCCGGCCGCCCCCTCGGGGGCGCCGCGCCCCGACGACCTCGGCTTCGACGCCGCCGACGCCACCCTGGCGATGATCGCGCTCTCGGCGAAGATGCGCCTGGACCAGATCGAACCGCTGGACTCGATCGAGTCGATCACCGACGGGGCGTCGTCGCGGCGCAACCAACTGCTGGTCGACCTGGGCTCGGAGTTGAACCTCGGCGCCATCGACGGTGCGGCCGAAGCCGACCTGGCCGGTCTGCGCTCGCAGGTCACCAAGCTGGCGCGCACCTACAAGCCATTCGGGCCGGTGCTCTCCGATTCGATCAACGACCAGCTGCGCACCGTGTTCGGTCCGTCCGGCAAGCGGCCGGCCGCGATCGCCGAACGGGTCAAAAAGACCTGGGAGCTCGGTGACGGCTGGGCCAAACACGTCACCGTCGAGGTGGCGCTGGGCACCCGGGAGGGAACCAGCGTGCGCGGCGGGGCGCTCGGCGGGCTGCACGAGGGCGCGCTGGCCGACACCGCCGCCGTCGACCAGGTCATCGACGCCGCGGTGGCCGCCGTCGCCGCCCGCCACGGGGTGGCCGTCGGGCTGCCGTCGTCCGGCGCCGGCGCCGGCGCCGCGACCGTCGACGCCGCGGCGCTCAGCGAGTTCACCGACCAGATCACCGGCCGCGACGGCGTGCTGGCCTCGGCGGCGCGGCTGGTGCTCGGCCAACTCGGCCTCGACGACCCGGTCACCGTGGAGTCGGCCGGCACCGACGCCGAGCTGATCGACTTGGTCACCGCCGAACTCGGGTCGGACTGGCCGCGGCTGGTCGCGCCGGTCTTCGACGCGAAGAAGGCCGTCGTCTTCGACGACCGTTGGGCCAGCGCCCGGGAGGATCTGGCCACCCTGTGGCTGGCCGAGGACGCCGACGTCGACGCCGACTGGGGCCGCCTCGCGGAGCGTTTCGAGGGCGCCGGGCACACCGTCGCCACCCAGGCCACCTGGTGGCAGGGCAAGGCGCTGGCCGCCGGGCGCACCATCCACGCCTCGCTGTACGGGCGGATCGCCGCCGGGGCGGAGAACCCCGGCAAGGGCGTGCACAGCGACGAGGTCGCGGTGGTCACCGGCGCGTCGAAGGGCTCGATCGCCGCCGCGGTCGTCGGCCGACTCCTCGACGGCGGTGCCACCGTCATCGCCACCACCTCCCGGCTCGACGACGACCGGCTGGCGTTTTACCGCGCCCTCTACCGCGAGCACGCCCGGTTCGGGGCGCGCCTGTGGGTGGTGCCGGCGAACATGGCCTCCTACAACGACATCGACGCGCTCGCCGACTGGATCGGCAGTGAACAGGTGGAGAACCTGGGGCCGGTCTCGATCCACCTCAAGGATGCCCAGACCCCGACGCTGCTGTTCCCGTTCGCCGCGCCCCGGGTGGCCGGCGACCTGTCGGAGGCCGGTGCGCGCTCCGAGATGGAGATGAAGGTGCTGCTGTGGGCCGTGCAGCGGCTCATCGGTGGCCTGTCGAGGATCGGCGCCGAACGCGACATCGCCTCCCGGCTGCACGTGGTGCTGCCCGGTTCGCCCAACCGCGGGACCTTCGGCGGCGACGGCGCCTACGGGGAGGCCAAGTCCGCCCTGGACGCGGTGGTGGCCCGCTGGAGTGCCGAATCGTCGTGGGCCGAGCGGGTCAGCCTGGCGCACGCCCTGATCGGCTGGACCCGCGGCACCGGCCTGATGGGCCACAACGACGCGATCGTCTCCGCGGTCGAAGAGGCCGGGGTGCGGACCTACTCCACCGCGGAGATGGCCGCGATGCTGGTCGGTCTCTGCGACGTGGAGTCCAAGGTCGCGGCGGCCGGCGCCCCGATCGAGGCGGACCTCACCGGCGGGCTGGCCGAGGCGGACCTCGACATGGGCGAGCTGGCCGCGAAGGCCCGCGCGGAGATGACCGCCGAGACCGTCGAGGACGACCCGGCGGCCGCGGCGACCACCATCGCCGCGCTGCCGTCGCCGCCGCGGCTGCCGGCGCCGGCGCCCGCGCCGGAGTGGACCGACCTCGACGTCGACCCCGCCGATCTGGTCGTCATCGTCGGGGGCGCCGAACTCGGCCCGCTGGGCTCCTCGCGCACCCGCTACGAGATGGAGGTCGACGACGAGCTGTCGGCGGCCGGGGTGCTGGAGTTGGCCTGGACCACCGGTCTGGTCCGCTGGGAGGACGACCCGACGCCGGGCTGGTATGACACCGACTCCGGTGACCTGGTCGACGAATCGGAGCTGGTGGAGCGCTACCACGACGCGGTCGTCGAGCGGGTCGGCATCCGTGAGTTCGTCGACGACGGCGCCATCGACCCCGATCACGCCTCCCCGCTGCTGGTGAGTGTCTTTTTGGACAAGGACTTCTCGTTCGTGGTGTCCAGTGAGGCCGATGCGCGGGCGTTCGTCGAGTTCGACCCCGAACACACCGTCATCCGGCCGGTGCCCGATTCCGGTGACTGGGAGGTGATCCGCAAGGCCGGCACCGAGATTCGGGTGCCGCGCAAAACGAAGCTGTCGCGCACCGTCGGTGCGCAGATCCCGACCGGGTTCGACCCGACCGTGTGGGGCATCTCGCAGGACATGGCGACCTCGATCGACCGGGTGGCGCTGTGGAACATCGTGGCGACTGTCGATGCGTTCCTGTCGGCCGGGTTCACCCCCGCCGAGCTGATGCGCTGGGTGCACCCCTCGCTGGTGGCCAGCACCCAGGGCACCGGGATGGGCGGCATGACCTCGATGCAGACCATGTACCACGGCAACCTGCTGGGGCGGTCCAAGCCGAACGACATCCTGCAGGAGGTGTTGCCCAACGTCGTCGCCGCCCACGTGGTGCAGTCCTACATCGGGTCCTACGGCGCGATGATCCACCCGGTCGCCGCGTGCGCGACCGCCGCGGTCTCGGTCGAGGAGGGTGTGGACAAGATCCGGTTGGGCAAGGCCGAACTCGTCGTCACCGGTGGCTTCGACGACCTGACCCTGGAGGCGATCATCGGCTTCGGGGACATGGCGGCCACCGCCGACACCGAGATGATGCGCGCCAAGGGCATCAGCGATGCCAGGTTCTCCCGCGCCAACGACCGGCGCCGGCTGGGCTTCGTGGAGGCCCAGGGCGGCGGCACGATCCTGCTGGCCCGCGGTGATCTGGCCGCCAAGATGGGTCTGCCGGTGCTCGCGGTGGTGGGCTACGCACAGAGCTTCGGCGACGGTGTGCACACCTCGATCCCGGCGCCGGGACTCGGCGCGCTGGGCGCCGGGCGCGGCGGCCGCGACTCGATGCTGGCCCGATCGCTGAACAAGCTCGGGGTGGGCGCCGACGACATCGCGGTGATCTCCAAGCACGACACCTCGACGCTGGCCAACGACCCCAACGAAACCGAGTTGCACGAACGGCTGGCGGCCGCGCTGGGCCGCTCGGCGGGCGCTCCGCTGTTCGTGGTGAGCCAGAAGACGCTGACCGGGCACGCCAAGGGCGGCGCGGCTGTCTTCCAGATCATGGGGATGTGCCAGATCCTGCGCGACGGGGTGATCCCGCCCAACCGCAGCCTGGACTGTGTCGACGACGAACTGGCCTCCTCGGAGCACTTCGTGTGGGTGCGTGAGACGCTGCGGCTCGGGCAGCGGTTGCCGCTCAAGGCCGGGCTGGTGACCAGCCTCGGATTCGGGCACGTCTCGGGTCTGGTCGCGTTGGTGCACCCGCAGGCGTTCCTGGCGGCACTGGCCCCCGAGCAGCGTCGCGACTACACCGAGCGGGCCAACGCCCGCCTGCTGGCCGGCCAGCGCCGCCTGGCGGCGGCGATCGCCGGCGGCCCGGCCATGTACGAACGGCCCGCGAATCGCCGCTTCGACAAGGACGGGTCGGAGAAACGCCAGGAAGCGTCGATGTTGATCAATGCGGCCGCACGCCTCGGCGATGGTGAGGTCTACATCGGTTAG
- the acpS gene encoding holo-ACP synthase AcpS yields MSIVGVGIDLVSIPDFAEQVDQPGTVFAETFTPGERRDASDKSSSAARHLAARWAAKEAVIKAWSGSRFAQKPVLPEAIHRDIEVVTDMWGRPRVRLTGEIAQHLADVTIHVSLTHENDTAAAVAILEIL; encoded by the coding sequence ATGAGCATCGTCGGCGTGGGGATCGACCTGGTCAGCATCCCGGACTTCGCGGAACAGGTCGATCAGCCCGGAACAGTGTTCGCCGAGACCTTCACCCCCGGTGAGCGTCGCGACGCCTCGGACAAGAGTTCGTCGGCGGCGCGGCACCTGGCGGCCCGCTGGGCGGCCAAGGAGGCGGTCATCAAGGCGTGGTCGGGGTCGCGGTTCGCCCAGAAGCCGGTGCTGCCGGAGGCGATCCACCGCGACATCGAGGTCGTCACCGACATGTGGGGCCGTCCGCGGGTTCGATTGACCGGTGAGATCGCCCAACATCTGGCCGATGTCACCATCCACGTGTCGCTGACCCACGAGAACGACACCGCCGCCGCCGTGGCGATCCTGGAAATCCTGTAG
- a CDS encoding sigma-70 family RNA polymerase sigma factor, whose amino-acid sequence MPVSTRLGDPADIAAVLAPFRREIRAHCYRMTGCVHDAEDLTQETYLRAWRAFPGFEHRSSLRTWLYRIATNVCLTHLGQRSRRPLPTGLGTAPADPRRRPREGPGAWVEPMPDAWLWSAAPVDPGEHAVGRDSVRIAFVAALHHLGARPRAVLLLRDVVGCTAREVAEVLDMSVAGVNSTLHRARVRLSAVDATALPALPQRPADRRLLDAYLRAFERYDMAALVEVLAADAVWEMPPFAGWYHGAAQIATLIATWCPARHPGDMLLRRTAANGLPVFAVYLRDTDGVHRAFQLQQLSIGAGGVHHVTAWFAPELFSAFGLPATVAVPSGQRSRTDGA is encoded by the coding sequence GTGCCCGTCTCGACGCGACTCGGCGACCCGGCCGATATCGCGGCGGTTCTCGCCCCGTTCCGCCGGGAGATCCGGGCGCACTGCTACCGGATGACCGGCTGTGTGCACGACGCGGAGGACCTGACCCAGGAAACCTACCTGCGGGCGTGGCGTGCGTTCCCGGGCTTTGAACACCGGTCGTCGCTGCGCACGTGGTTGTATCGGATCGCGACCAACGTGTGCCTGACCCATCTGGGGCAGCGGTCCCGACGCCCCCTGCCGACCGGGCTGGGCACCGCGCCCGCCGATCCACGGCGGCGCCCCCGGGAGGGCCCGGGCGCATGGGTGGAGCCGATGCCCGACGCGTGGCTGTGGTCGGCCGCGCCCGTCGACCCCGGTGAGCACGCGGTCGGTCGGGACTCGGTGCGGATCGCGTTCGTCGCCGCGCTGCATCACCTCGGCGCCCGTCCGCGCGCCGTGCTGTTGCTGCGCGACGTGGTGGGGTGCACGGCGCGCGAGGTCGCCGAGGTGTTGGACATGTCGGTGGCCGGGGTGAATTCGACGCTGCACCGGGCCCGCGTCCGCCTGAGCGCGGTCGACGCCACGGCGCTGCCGGCGCTGCCGCAGAGGCCCGCCGACCGGCGCCTGCTCGACGCCTACCTGCGGGCGTTCGAACGCTACGACATGGCCGCACTCGTCGAGGTGTTGGCCGCCGACGCGGTGTGGGAGATGCCGCCGTTCGCGGGCTGGTACCACGGCGCCGCCCAGATCGCGACCTTGATCGCCACCTGGTGCCCGGCCCGCCACCCCGGCGACATGCTCCTGCGGCGCACCGCCGCCAACGGCCTGCCGGTTTTCGCCGTCTATCTGCGCGACACCGACGGGGTGCACCGGGCCTTCCAGTTGCAGCAGCTCAGCATCGGCGCCGGCGGCGTCCACCACGTCACCGCGTGGTTCGCCCCGGAGTTGTTCTCCGCATTCGGGTTACCGGCGACCGTGGCAGTACCGTCCGGGCAGCGATCGCGCACCGACGGCGCCTAG
- a CDS encoding VOC family protein, whose translation MPITRLSLWFDTQALEAAEYYVSIFPNSAITAVSYWGPEAPDRDGSPLEVLFDLDGRGFSAINGGPGYTFDQAASIQIYCADQAEVDYYWDALARGGQEIQCGWVTDRYGLPWQVIPQRLAELMVDADPDRVQRVKQAMFTMVKLDVAALEAAADAG comes from the coding sequence ATGCCGATCACCCGCCTGAGCCTGTGGTTCGACACCCAGGCGCTGGAGGCCGCCGAGTACTACGTGTCGATCTTTCCCAACTCGGCGATCACCGCCGTCTCCTACTGGGGGCCGGAGGCCCCCGACCGTGACGGCAGCCCGCTGGAGGTTCTGTTCGACCTCGATGGACGGGGCTTCTCGGCGATCAACGGCGGCCCGGGATACACCTTCGATCAGGCGGCATCGATCCAGATCTACTGCGCCGACCAGGCCGAGGTCGACTACTACTGGGACGCGCTGGCCCGCGGCGGCCAGGAGATCCAGTGCGGGTGGGTCACCGACCGCTACGGGCTGCCCTGGCAGGTCATCCCGCAGCGGCTGGCGGAGCTGATGGTCGATGCCGACCCCGACCGGGTGCAGCGGGTCAAGCAGGCGATGTTCACGATGGTGAAACTCGACGTCGCCGCCCTGGAGGCCGCCGCCGACGCCGGGTGA